CTGtttgaggggattttttttatttatttattctctttttttaatgggggtttagaggggtgagggaggaagagagggagggagggagggagggagggaggaagagagggagggagggagggagggagggagggagggagggagggagggagggaagagagggagggagggagggagggagggagggagggagggagggagggagggagggagggagggagggagggaggaagagagggagagagagagtttatgggATAATGAAATGTATAATAGTAGATGCTTTGTTTGTGGATATGAATGTAACACATTctgtatttgtgagtgtgaggacacggacacgcacacgcgcacacgcgcacacgcgcacacgcgcacacgcgcacacgcgcacacgcgcacacgcgcacacgcgcacacgcgcacacgcgcacacgcgcacacgcgcacacgccacaccacacgcacaccacacacacacacacacacacacacacacacacacacacacacacacacacacacacacacacacaatatatatatatatatatatatatatatatatatatatatatatatatatatatatatatatatatatatatatatatatatatatatattatatatatatatatatatatatatatatatatatatatatatatatatatatatatatatatatatatatatatatatatatatatatatatatatatatatgtatatgtgcgtgtgtgtgtgtgtgttgtgtgtgtgtgtgtgtgtgtgtgtgtgtgtgtgtgtgtgtgtgtgtgtgtgtgtgtgtgtgtgtgtgtgtgtgtgtgtgtgtgtgtgtgttgtgtgtgtgtgtgtgtgtgtgtgtatgtgtgtgtgtgtccgtgtcctcacactcacaaatacagAATGTGTTACATTCATTTTACCTTCCtccctcatatacatatatatatatatatatatatatatatatatatatatatatatatatatatatatatatatatatatatatattgtgtgtgtgtgtgtgtgtgtgtgtgtgtgtgtgtgtgtgtgtgtgtgtgtgtgtgtgtgttcgtgtgtgtgtgtgtgtgtgtgtgtgtgtgtgtgtgtgtgtgtattgtaagtgtgtgtatatattaatgtacctATTCCTTTACGCACtaaattatccatctatctattgacCTATATAATCACAAAACACGGACGGACCAAGCCGAGACCCTCAGCGGCGCCAGCACCTTCCTGACGCAGCTGCTcgccctcctccatcctccgGTTCTTCTCGAAGGCGACGAGGTCCTGCGTCGGCCAGCACAGCGCCCTCCCGAGCAGCGCCAGTGACTCGTCCATCCGCTCCGCCACCAGGACCAGGTCAAAGGTCACCTCGACGTCCTGGATGAGAGCGTCGATTTTGGCGTCGTCGTAGAAGGCGTCGGTACTGTGGCCCAGGTCGAAGGTCATCTGCGAAGGAGTCATGCGTCTGAAAAAACGTTCTGCATTATGGGCTGCTCATTCTcggtttctttctgtcttttctctttctctttctccttcttttttcctctccctcgccttcttcctctccctcaccctcaccctctccctcaccctctccctcaccctcaccctcaccctctccctcaccctcttcctctccctctccctctccctctacctctcaccTGATTGGCTCCCATGACGCCAGCGAAGCGTCTCTTCCTCTTCAGGGTCTCCAAGGGTAACTGGAGGAAGCTCTTCAGCGACATTCCGTAATAAGAATGGAGCTGCGGAGAGAGATGCCAGCAGTagatttgttttaattataaGAAAGCATATACAGTGTCCacgtacatataatgtgtgtgtgtgtgtgtgtctgtgtgttttctcttCATACTTCTATTATCAAAAGCGGTataaagagagagcgacagaccgAACGAGAAAAGACAAAGACCCCCTAAGAGCAGACCTTGTAGTAGGAGTAGAGCGAGGGGAAGAGCCCCCGGGGGTCGCGCACCACGGTGACCCAGAGGGCGTCCGGGCGCATCAGTCTCTGCATTTGGTCGGCGTCGAGGCGGGTGTGCGCTACGAACACGTCCGCGCGCTGCCCGGGGGGGAGGAGCCCTGGGGAGGCCTTGGGGATAGGGGGACAAggcggaaaaaggggaaggatgagaaGCAGTGATTAGAAAGAATCATAAACAGAGGGATCGGGAAATGCATATCACATATAGGACCTCagtacaattatcattaatattatcatcattcttgtcattatcgTTAAGGATGGTGACATGGTACCTAGACTTTTTTCAGAAATAATgacaaattaaaaaagggggtgatattaacaataattaacaaattTAAGTGCTTTCGGTAAAGTTCTCAACAACACTGCTAAACAATGATCTACTTGACCAAGGTCGGTATTATTCACGATGCGCATTCCAAAACCAATAGGCTCCGATACACCAAGTTATTAAACAAAACTTCACTTTCAGAATGCGCGAGAGACTGGTACAGAACACTTACCATGTGTCTTTCTAAGTTGAAATACTCCGGACTGCCGATATAGACTCCCTTCTTCGGAACGGCCACGAAAATCGGCGGAgcaccttccttcttcttctttttcctcttcttccttcttctttcgcccttccttccttcatcttcaaCACCTTCCCTTATATCTTCCATCTTCCTTGCACTTCCTGCATCACCTGTATCCCGTCTATCCACCATATCCATATCCTCTATCTTCCCTGTATCTTGAGCTATATCCTCTGCATTCCTTGTATCTTCCGTATCCTCTGCCTTCCTTGTTTCTTCAGCATCACCTACATGCTCTGCCTTCCTTGTATCCCCTGTACCCTCTGTACCCCCAGCATTACCACGCCTTTTATGAAGGAAAGATCTACGTAACTTCTCTTCCACGACAGCAGTGAGGACGGGGAAGACGGCTGTGTTATATGTCCTTACGTGTCTCATTATAACGTTCTGGAGGGTGGAGGAAGCGCATTTGTGTGTCTTCATGTACATTATTCTGTGTCGTGGTTCGCACTCGGGGATGGTCCTTGATCCGAGATGActggagggaggggcgggagagaaaagtgtgtgagtgtgtgaacgaGGAAGGGaatgaatggaagagaggagtgaATGGGATTTAGGGAAAGAGTGAATGGGAGAGAAGAGTGAATAAGATTCAGGGGAAAGagtgaatgggagagaaaaggtgTGACTGGGACTGAGGGAAAGAGTGAACAGAAGAGATAAAAATGTGACTGCGTAATTGTGGGAAAGTGTGAATGCGAGGGAAAGTGTGAAATGGAAAATCGTGGTTATTCAGTAAAAAATCGTGAAAATTATTCTGGCTGTCCAATTTAATTTGCTGTATGCTAGGAATATCTCCTTGCcatatatttctcctctctccctcgctctcgcagttcgtctctctctctctctctctctctctctctctctctctctctctctctctctctctctctctctctttctctttctctttctctttctctttctctttctctttctctttctctttctctttctctttctctttctctctctctctctctctctctctctctctctctctctctctcactctcctcactctcactacacacacacacacacacacacacacacacacacacacacacacacacacacacacacacccactcactcactcactcacactcactttcacttactcttaccctctctctctctctctctctctctctctctctctctctctctctctctctctctctctctctctctctctctcaatcttttccccATATATACTTCTTTAAAGCACAATCATTCACCTAGAGCCAAAGACACATGAACATTCTAACACGGTCCTTATTACCCTTTGcctatacactctctctctctctctctctctctctctctctactcggcATAGGACTCACCTGAGAGCCCGAGAGATGTAAGCGTCCGTGATGTGAGTAGCTTCGTCCTCAGATGAATCATAATAATGGCCTTCCTTGGTCATCTCTCTTCCACCATTCAGCTCGTCTCCTTGATCCTCTGTACTTTCATGTACAGGGTCCTTCTTTTGGTGTACAGGCCATCCTCTCTGGTGTACAGAGCCCTCACTTTGGTGTACTGGTCCTCTATTTTCGTGGACAAGCCCTCCGCTTCGGTGCGTTGGTTCTATGTTTTGCCCTAAAGACCATTCACGCTGTTTTATATGCTCGCTATTTTCTAAGGGTCTTCCTCGCTCTCTACTTTCATTTTCTGAAGCCACATGCTCGTCTCTGTGGCTCTCATACAGAGTCAGCCATATTAATAAGTTTGTTGTAATGAATAAAAAGCATGTGTGAAAGGTACACTTGGGGGTGAATTTCATTGGCGTCATTCTCGTACGATACATTAGTTTGTCCTTTTAAAATCAGAGGATTAAGTTTTTGCGATTGACGTTTATAGGTGATGTAAGTTTATTCTACTGATTTAATCACATCTTTACTTACTCATTATTGACTTATGGAAGCTTTCAAGGTAATGGTTACGACTTTAATCTGAAAACTTCTTGTGTCTGttatttaccatttatttttcttttgatgggCCATCTAACTCACCACTAACCATTCTACAGCATATGACTATGAACTtcttaatcaaaacaaaaattctcAGCGTTTTCTGAACTTTAACAATCACTTCACAGCACGGACCCAACATAGGCTTGCATCAGCATGTAACAACTAAAacagattataatgatatatggttatataaaaacactatacagtaaaaataacacaaaacgtCCTTTAGGCACAAACGCGATGATCCCGAAGTGAAAGGGGGTCCTCAGTACACTCGACTGGGTTGTACCTTTAACTTGACACCTGTTTTTCGGCAGGTGTGTCTTCCGGTCTGCCTAACACACCTGCAATGGTAATGAGTCTGTAATTAGTGTGATAATTTAACCAAGTCGCGACCTCTCATCCAAGAAGCCATATTTGATGGTGAATGATTGCTAGATCGTTCGGAGTTGATTATGGCTGCAGTTTGAAAAATaggtatttgtttatgtttttcaaTACCATCGGCATTTTCAACACTTCTAACTCTTGTGCAAGAGACATCGGGACTTCTGAACTAAACTTTCATCGCCATGTAGGATTTGTAGCCCCCATTTTGTTCACTTTGTTGCTCCTGACATAAGTGTAGCGACACACCTAGCTCCCCGCCcccctaaaaaagagagagagagagagagagagagagagagagagagagagagagagagagagagagagagagagagagagagagagagagagagagagaggcggtggAAGACGAAACAATCCCTCTCATTCGCCACATAAAAGGATTTTTCGATGACGTCTGAGATTGACACATATATTaatggattttaaaaatatagtttgaGATACATTTTAACAATAAGCAGGTGGAAAACGATATGCATAAAAGTAACACGGAAACAGTTAAAAtggtagaataaaaaaatatctataatataattcccCAGTGTTTATGATAAAACAAGTAACTGAATTCTTACAATATTATAACTGCTAAGATTTCTGAAACTGAATATAAGCAAAGAAAACCACAACTACTATAAAGCCATAGATGTtaagataacaaaatatgtagta
The Penaeus monodon isolate SGIC_2016 chromosome 9, NSTDA_Pmon_1, whole genome shotgun sequence DNA segment above includes these coding regions:
- the LOC119577188 gene encoding uncharacterized protein LOC119577188, whose protein sequence is MYRTRMTPMKFTPKCTFHTCFLFITTNLLIWLTLYESHRDEHVASENESRERGRPLENSEHIKQREWSLGQNIEPTHRSGGLVHENRGPVHQSEGSVHQRGWPVHQKKDPVHESTEDQGDELNGGREMTKEGHYYDSSEDEATHITDAYISRALSHLGSRTIPECEPRHRIMYMKTHKCASSTLQNVIMRHVRTYNTAVFPVLTAVVEEKLRRSFLHKRRGNAGGTEGTGDTRKAEHVGDAEETRKAEDTEDTRNAEDIAQDTGKIEDMDMVDRRDTGDAGSARKMEDIREGVEDEGRKGERRRKKRKKKKKEGAPPIFVAVPKKGVYIGSPEYFNLERHMASPGLLPPGQRADVFVAHTRLDADQMQRLMRPDALWVTVVRDPRGLFPSLYSYYKLHSYYGMSLKSFLQLPLETLKRKRRFAGVMGANQMTFDLGHSTDAFYDDAKIDALIQDVEVTFDLVLVAERMDESLALLGRALCWPTQDLVAFEKNRRMEEGEQLRQEDIEKLEQLNYLDVRLYRHFARKFELLTRAYGKTRLQKEVEALRAARSQWVDYCVEDVVAGRSRKTSFKEYSSSVWGIRLAQPENRTCVALAWNTMQFFDYFRVFQESLRLYGSE